A part of Silvimonas soli genomic DNA contains:
- a CDS encoding tyrosine-type recombinase/integrase codes for MPLSDVAIKKAKPATKPQKMPDADGLYLLVAVSGGKLWRYDYRFGGKRKTLSYGAYPDLSLARARECHGDARKLLASGIDPAASKQADKLARQIAAVSSFEAVAREWFAKHQPSWAKGHSEKVIRRLEKDVFPWMGNRPISEITAPELLATIRRTESRGALDTAHRALQNCGQVFRYAVATGRAERDPSGDLRGALPPARTKHYASIVEPQGVAELLRAMDGFKGTLVVQCALKLAPLVFTRPGELRKAEWSEIDLEKGEWNIPAERMKGWLRKGITTPHLVPLSSQSLAILKELHALTGHRRYVFLGRDPQKPMSEAAINAALRRMGYDTKEDITGHGFRAMARTILHEELGIERDVIEHQLAHSVPDALGTAYNRTKFIKDRRSMMQVWADYLDKLKSGADVIHFPARTA; via the coding sequence ATGCCGTTATCAGACGTTGCCATCAAGAAAGCCAAACCGGCCACCAAACCGCAGAAGATGCCAGACGCCGATGGCCTGTACCTGCTTGTGGCGGTATCCGGCGGCAAGCTGTGGCGGTATGACTACCGGTTTGGGGGAAAGCGCAAAACGCTGTCTTATGGCGCATACCCTGATTTAAGTTTGGCGCGCGCCCGGGAATGCCACGGTGATGCGCGCAAGCTGCTGGCCAGCGGTATCGATCCTGCCGCATCCAAGCAAGCCGACAAGCTGGCGCGACAAATCGCCGCGGTTAGCTCATTCGAAGCTGTGGCCCGCGAATGGTTTGCAAAGCATCAACCATCGTGGGCCAAAGGCCACTCTGAGAAGGTCATTCGGCGTCTGGAAAAAGACGTCTTCCCCTGGATGGGCAACAGACCAATATCCGAAATCACTGCCCCGGAGTTGCTCGCTACAATCCGCAGAACCGAAAGCCGTGGCGCACTGGATACCGCTCACCGTGCTTTGCAGAATTGTGGCCAGGTATTCCGCTATGCCGTCGCAACGGGGCGGGCAGAGCGTGATCCATCCGGCGACCTGCGCGGCGCACTCCCACCCGCGCGAACCAAGCACTACGCATCAATCGTGGAACCCCAAGGCGTGGCAGAGCTGTTGCGCGCAATGGATGGCTTTAAAGGTACGTTGGTCGTGCAGTGCGCGTTGAAGCTGGCACCTCTCGTATTCACGCGCCCGGGTGAGTTGCGAAAAGCAGAATGGTCAGAGATCGATCTGGAAAAAGGGGAATGGAATATTCCTGCAGAACGAATGAAGGGCTGGCTACGGAAAGGCATCACAACGCCTCACCTTGTCCCGCTCTCAAGTCAGTCGTTGGCAATACTGAAAGAGCTTCATGCGCTCACCGGGCACCGTCGCTATGTGTTTCTTGGACGCGACCCGCAAAAGCCAATGAGCGAGGCCGCCATCAATGCCGCATTGCGCCGCATGGGGTATGACACCAAAGAAGACATCACTGGCCACGGTTTCCGGGCGATGGCCCGCACGATCCTGCATGAAGAACTGGGCATAGAGCGGGATGTAATCGAGCACCAACTGGCCCACAGCGTGCCGGATGCCCTTGGCACTGCATATAACCGCACCAAGTTCATTAAAGACCGGCGCTCAATGATGCAGGTATGGGCCGACTACCTGGACAAACTCAAGTCAGGCGCTGACGTAATACACTTTCCAGCAAGAACCGCTTAA
- a CDS encoding helix-turn-helix domain-containing protein gives MKKKNRHPVSQSSGAVNNANSKQPVVSGQCAEVLELLRKRGPTISLELTANCAIPETAARVYDLRAKGWNIQTVIEPEVVFRGRIRRNVARYSLGVPEWPAPGFFDGEAAA, from the coding sequence ATGAAAAAGAAAAACCGCCACCCGGTTTCCCAAAGTAGCGGCGCAGTCAACAACGCCAATTCTAAGCAGCCGGTTGTATCCGGGCAATGTGCCGAGGTGCTGGAACTACTGCGCAAGCGTGGCCCGACCATATCGCTTGAACTTACCGCCAATTGCGCCATCCCCGAGACTGCTGCGCGGGTGTATGACCTGCGGGCCAAGGGCTGGAACATACAAACAGTCATCGAGCCGGAGGTGGTGTTCCGTGGCCGCATTCGCCGCAATGTCGCGCGTTACTCGCTGGGTGTTCCTGAGTGGCCTGCGCCTGGCTTCTTTGATGGGGAGGCCGCAGCATGA
- a CDS encoding helix-turn-helix transcriptional regulator gives MAQQTTSTANRASNARFHEQYGALPVTGYVRQAQLIPAILPFSASSLWRMVRGGKFPAPVKLSERVTAWRAEDVRAWIDSRLAA, from the coding sequence ATGGCACAGCAAACTACTTCCACCGCTAATCGTGCATCCAACGCACGGTTTCACGAGCAATACGGCGCACTCCCGGTGACTGGGTATGTGCGCCAAGCCCAGCTAATCCCGGCAATTCTTCCCTTCTCCGCTTCCAGTCTGTGGCGCATGGTGCGCGGGGGCAAATTCCCGGCACCGGTGAAGCTTTCCGAGCGGGTAACAGCGTGGCGTGCAGAAGATGTGCGCGCCTGGATTGATTCCCGCTTGGCAGCATAA